AAATTTTGGAATTTAAGGTTCAATACCAGATAAAATTAACATAGTAATTTCATATTAAGAACTAAACTGATAGTAGATCAAAATGCAAAATTTGAATTTGTGACATATGATCATCTTACAGCATGGGACTTAACCAGGCATGCTGATAGAAAGGGTCAAGATCCATTCAACAAAGATAGAAATGAAGACTATGTAATCTGGTATTTTCAAATAAACTTTAGCTTAGCAATTAATTTGGCAAAGGAAAGTACTTGCATATAAAAGAATGGATAGGAAACATTTTGTCTTTCCTCCCCGTTACATCAATTCCCAGTATCACCATAAAACCTTGAAGTACAAGTAGGCACAAATTTTACCTCAGAGGAGAATAGGCTATAGAGCGAGGAAGAGCCCTTTCCGCTGCTCACCAAATTTTCATAGAAATTCACCACCTTTTTCCATGGCCTTGCATAGAGATATTGGTAACATTCCCTATTTCCaacaaaaaaatgagctctactCTTTACCAGTGCAAAGAAAAAGACATTGAGTGGACAAAAATGATCCCTAGGCACCTTGTGTTCCATCTGGAGAGGCGACAAGCATCGGTATGATTGTAGTGGTAGTAGACCTTGGTGCTCTTCTCCATGACACTTAGACAGCCACGCTTTGACCCAGTTGTTTATCAGGGATCTTGGCAATAATGAGCTCTTCAAAATGGCAGGAATGGTTTCTACTAGCACCTCAAACTAGAATGGAGTATCCTTCCTATGGATCCATTGTCTTGATAAATTCTATTTGTGTAAACTTACTAGGTATAAACTGTAGAATCATAGGAATTAGTTTCATCAAATTATCCATCGCAATCTACAGTATGtgatcattgcttattaaaaacTTCCCATCTTGAAATAATATTTTGGTTGATCCCCAACAAACCAAATTAACATATTAATTAGCAAATAGCATAgatcatttatttatttaattatcacCTCAATAAATATGGCAAGCAAAGAAACACATTCGCAAGTTCCCAAGCATAGAAATCTTTGTTCCATGCAGATCTCCATATTCTTAATCCTACTTTCCAATCCTGCAGCTCGCCGTTGTGGCCATTTCTTCTAGATTTGCTCTAACATCCATCATATCAACACATCAGCATGCTCTCTAGGTATATAGCACTTGCAGCTCTTGCTCTGGCACCATGTCGATGGTGCAAAGCTGCAAGCAAATGGTGGAAAGCAACAAAGCCCAATATTGTGCAAGGTTAGCAAGTTTCTGATTGTTGTTAAGGTGGCAATGGAGTAAAAACAGCCTAAGAGGTTGAAGGCATCAATGATAGAGTGGTAGGTTGGGGAATAGCGGCGACAAGGGAGCCAAGAGATAGGCTAATAGAGGATGTTTTGCAGGTCAAGAACAAGTAAGGGTGTAGAAGCCACCAATTTCAAGAGTTGGTGAGTGGAAATTTAAGTAGGAGATTATAGAAGAAGAAAAGCTTTGTGACTATAATTATAAAAACTGGACCAGAAATATAAGCAGACGAGCTCCAAGGTCACTGGCTCAGTAGTCACACCTGTGGATCAATTGGTTGAACGGCCTGTCAACTCGGACATTGACCTGGCCAAGTTCATTAGTCGGACCCACCAAGATCTCCAAATTAAGCAGCAAATTATTGATTTTCTACAAATCATCATTGGTGAGAATTAAAACAAATCAACTACATCTCAATATACTAATCGAACTATTCTATAACAAATTGATAAGACAAAAACAAATTGGATGaattacaatttttaaaattaccaTGCAAGTAGATTAACAAGAGCACATTAGAGagcaaaaaaagaagaaaaaataagggCAAGAATCAAAGGGCGCTCCAAATTAAGAGAAACATCAAATGGGCACCACTTTTCAAAAAACATCAAATGGATGCCCCATCTGTAATTTTATCGCGAAAATAATCTTGACCCAGCGTTGTTGTAGCATCTACCGGTAGCTTCTATATCGTGTAAAAACTAcccagtagttgctacaacgtataGAAGCTAGCAATCAGCTATAGCAGTTGGCTGCTAGCTTCTACACAACCGATCATGATCTCATTTCAAATGTAGTGGGTGTGATGGAGTCCCCTTAGTTTGTTTTGcgcattgaaatattattttaactaagTTATCACTctccaataaaaaaaataatataagttaATCACACTGCTATAGAAGCTAGCAATCAGtttctacacgttgtagtagctagcgACTAGCTATTAACTGTTAGTAGCTAGCAACTAGCTTCTAGCTGCCGATCGTGATCGGATAATGTTCATTTCAAATGTAGTGGGTGTGAAAGTATCCGCTTAATTTGTTTTGCTCATTGAAATATTGTTTTAACTAAGTTATCACtctcaaataataaaaattaacataAGTTAATAACATTGTTGTAGAAGCTAGCAGCAAGCTtctacacattgtagtagctagttgctagcttctacacattgtagtagctagttGCTAGCTTCTACACGGCCGATTGTGATCAAATAATGTTCATTTCAAATATAGTGACTGTGATAGAGTCCCCTTAGTCTGTTGTgctcattgaaatattattttaactaagTTATCACTCTCAAATAGGCAAAATTAACATAAGTTAATTACTATTATAGAAGCTAGCAGCCAGCTTCTACACGGTGTAGCAGTTGCCTGCCAGCTTCTACACGTTGTAGAAGCTAGTTCTTAGCCATGTGATCAAATAATGTTCATTTCAATTGTAGTGGGTGTGATGGAGTCCATTTGTTTAGTTTTGCTCATTGAAATGTTGTTTTAACCTGGTTATCACTTTTAAATAAGCGAAATTAACATAAGTTAATCACATTGTTGTATTAGCTACTAGCCAActtctacatgttgtagcagctagcaatcattgctacacgttgtagaagCTGACAGCCTACAACCTAAATCTTAAAATTGGTCCAGGGGTATTTCAAATAGTGTACTTTAAATGGGGGGCACATTTGACTTTAATTGAAAAAAGGGCGCCCATCCGATGATTTGTCAAATGATGGGCATCCTTTTGATTTTTGCCTAAAAAGAATGAGTTTAATCTTTAAACCATAAAGAAAAATATCAGCAACCCATGATGAAGCCTGTATGGATCTACCTCTAAGCTGGTACATCAAAGTTGCAGTTAACGCAGCTACACAGCAAATTAAAGTGGTTCGAAATTGATTATTGCTGCCCTATTTAGTCCAGCACCGATCTACTTAATCACTATAATATCCTATCCTTATTACTGACCCATCAATAATTTAGAATCTGAGTCCTATTTCTCAATTCTCAAAGTTCAGTTTCAACTCAATCCTAACTTTCCATCCAATTATGCTTCCATTTCCCAATTCTAAATGGTCATCTCAACTCAATTCTCAATCCACTGCCGCAAAAAATGTTTAAACTGCAGCAAATATTGAAATAAGTGAATGTCACGTGTCATATACATGGAAATCCCCAAGCAGCTTCACGGGCTTTAATATATAGGTATACAATGGTTGTTGATCAAAATGGAAATTCACATATTCAATATGGATGCTTTCCGTTCACATAGCTAATCTGATCATGCTAATCTTGCATCTCACCAAGTGAAATTTATCCAAGGAATCAATTGAGGACCAGTAAATAAATGGCTAAGTTTTAAGGTATGTGATAATAGTCCATAAGTTTATTAAATATTCCTGGAGACTAAAATGCAAACAAGTCGGTCGAATAAGCGAATTCACTGCAAACTCGAGCTATGgattggttttctcttgttcttctcAAGGAGGAACCTCTAGGTAAAGTCTTGAAGGTAGAAGACGACATAGTCTTTCCTACAGTTCTAGACCAATCACATCAGATCAGCTATCAGAGAACTAATGAGAAGAGAAGTGGAGAACTTAAAAAGGGTAATGGTGCCGCTACCACTGCAACCGAGAAGGTAAAGGAGGAAGTAGTTAGAAAATTCAATCTATCGAGGATAGGATCTGATCCGCGTGCAATGAAGATGCCAACCACCAAGCAATTACAAAAATGAACAATTTGATAAGAAAACTAATATACACAGTAAAATGCTAATAAAAAATAACCTTATGATCGATCACTGGAGGCGTGGAGAAGAGGAGGACCGATGGCGGTGACGCCGGCGATGGGGGCGGGGCGGAATGTCAGTAGGGTTACCAATCAGATATAGTTAGAAAAATTGAAAACACTCAAATGTCAAATATGCCCCTTATTTCATAGTTATGAAAGAGGTTTATTTTGTCATTTCAAGATTtaagaaaaatggaaaaaataaaaaaggtatttttttttcccaattcATCTCAGCGTAGTATATATTTACTTAATTCCCCTCCCATTTTATTTAGTATTATcctcattattattttttatctaaatttCCAGTCTTTTAAATAATGACCGGTATATgaagaaaatatttattttgattatatcgagatttaaatttcaaatttgaatttcaaatttcaaattatagCGAAGAAAAATTAATCACTTGTTTAATTATACATCACTATGAGTaggatgaatttttttttatgaaaaaaaaattaaaatgaaacgtCCCTTTAATCAATGTCATGAATTTCAAAATATTCGatcaaaaaaattgagaaaatatCCTACCGTTGTATCATTGTCCTAAGGGCAATACATTGCTCAGCTTTGAACTTAGGCAGTGTGAGGATTGgaaaaataataatgataataaaaaGGCCTTGCTGAAATGCTTAAATCCTGTCATTGGGGAAAACATAATTGCCAAATGCTCATGCATCACAGAATGATCTTACTAGTAAAATATTACATCTCAGGTTTGTGATATCTTCCTATTTCCAAGAATTGGGGATGAACATATTCCTCCCCCAAATAAACATGTATGAAAGAACTCGAGATCTAGTGTGTTAAAACAATAGAATCTAGTAAACAAGAGCTAGCAAATATATGCAAATGAAAGACAATTGATGTCAAAAGTCATACGCTGTGTCGGTGAATTCGATTATGATCTGTGGATTTCATAGTGGCTGATGTCGATCGGACTCAGGTGAGGGGCTGTACTGATTGTATTCTAAGGGAGGTGGTGGTTCACTATTGCTCCTGCAATTTCCAAACTTGTTCCTTTCTGAATGATGCACACTCGATTCATTTGCTCCATTCACAGTAGCATCGTTCTTCTCCAAATTATTATCACTTGGAGCTTCTTTCGGAACCTCGTAGAGTGTCACGGCACAATCACTGTACTGAAACAGAAAGTCTTCCCTGCTCTCAGGCAGGTTTTGAATGTTCTCAAGGGTCTCAACCACCTCATTCATAGCGGGCCGGCCTTTCGGGTTTTGGCTGAGGCATCGGTATGCCAAACTAGCCACCTCAGTAGCAACTCTGTTAGAATATTGCCCTTCCAATCTTGAATCCAAGATCTTCAGCAACTTCCTGTTATGGATGAGGAGTGGTCGAGCCCACTCAACTAGATTTTGTTGTCGGTTTGGACGGCTTTTGTCCACTGCTCTTCTCCCTAAAAGCATCTCAAGTAGCACAACTCCAAAACCATAGACATCACTCCTTGCAGTTAAATGGCCTGAAAGGAATCACAACCAATATAATTgaactatatatatatgattGCAAGTTTCAAATATACGCGGCATCTTTTATGTTCACCtaaaaaaacataataatatgaTGCAAGACAAGAAGATAACAGAAACAAAATATGTTCATCCATCttgcagatttattaaaatagtaCACGATTGATTATGTCGATTTCAAGGTCTGTTAAACCACTGCACTGATATGATATTGCTACTCATAGATagagtaaaagaaaagtagttttGTCACAAATATATCAAAGGCAAATGTGATCAaactttcagtattttatttacTAGATACTGAAAGCATATCACTCACCTATGCATGGTAAGATATAGCAGCCAGTGACTCAAGAGAAAGTTACTGGTAAGGTTTAACGAGCATAGCTGGGATTGTGCTTTGGGAAGACTCACCAGTCATCATATACTCAGGGGCCGCATATCCATATGTGCCCACGACCCGAGTTGAAACATGAGTTTGGTCGCCCATAGGCCCTTCCTTTGCAAGGCCAAAGTCTGAGAGCTTCGCATTATATTCCTAACAAAGTTGAGAACTGTTTAAGACAGAATAAGAAGACATCTCTAATGAACCTAATAGTGTTCAAACATTTGTTACTTAAACATGATTCCAAATTTCATTACTTTGAATATGCTCTCACCCACTTGCATGCAAATCCATATGAATAAACTACAATTACGTATTTAAAAATCAATgaattttcagaatattaattctTTTTTTGTGTAATTATTTATCCACTAGAGGTATAATAGCATTCTTACCCAATGAGATTTTATCAAGGCATTTGAAACATTGAACCTTCGACCTTAATAACTGACAAGGATCTGCCTAAATTGACATTAACAAGAAATTTACTATATCTATTCCTGTTATCCTTAGATTACTATAGCCCACCTAATACCCAGTGCAATTGGTGTAAAAAGGACAAACCGCGTCTAGTAATATATTTGATGTTTTGAAGTCACGATATATGATGGATCGTTCAGCTCCATGAAGAAAGGCAAGTCCTTTTGCTGCACCAATAGCAATTTTCATCCGAGTGCACCATGGCATTGTAAGGCAAACCCCTGTCAAGAAGAAACCTAAACTTGGTAAATAAACAATGTAACTaaacaaaatttgaaatatttgtcACCATGTTGTTGGACGCTACTCTGAAGAATAAAATGCATAAGAAGCTGGTGTTCATACAGTAGCAGCCTATATTGCACTTTgtatttaatttcccttttaatATCAGTGCCCTAGTCTGCAACTTACCCAAGTGTGGAGGAAGGTATCAATAAAACTGAGGTAAGTACACTGATAATGGGGTCAAAATTTTCCACTGAACTACTATTTATAGACGAGGACACTGAGATGCACGTATGCTGATAATTGAATATTTTACAGACCATTTATCAGAAGATCAATCTAATGGAAAAAAACTTACGATAAAAGGCATTATAGGCATCTCTAGACGTGGTGGAAAGACACATTTAGTTAATATAGATTAGTGTCAAATAGGAAAAGTTAGCCAAAGTATAAACagtttaacattaaaatttattaatgatatttatgcaaaaaaaaataatcaatgagAAGGATTAACAGCATTGAACCAAATAATCTGAGAATACAATTTGTTCCTTGTTACACAAAGAAAATCACATGGATAAATGTGCAGAGCAGAACAAAAATTGTATTATACATGTACAAATATATTACTCTTTGTATCTAACTTCTGCTAAAATCTGCCTTATATGGAGAACAAAGAGAATTAAGGGATAGGTAGTAGAACTGCCTACAAATCTGTTTATCGTAATTAGTTTATGCTACACAGTTGTAACTAGTGTCTATTAGTAAAGCTTGAAGCAAGAGATAGATGCATATCTTGCTCATTAGGAACCCATTTGATGAACTTGTTGATGTCACACTATTCCACATATTTTTGTCCAATATCAAGATATGGGAGGTGGCTATAAATGGCCATTAACTAAAATATGTCAAATCAGAAGTTAGTGATCCTTGTTAATTAAACTAATTgcatgataataaataaaaacataagtaTTTACTTCGGAACAGGTGCTTTTCAAGGCTTCCACAAGCCATATACTCGTATACTAGCAGCCTATGGTTACCCTCACAGCAATAACCAATAAGTTTGACAAGATGCGGGTGACTTAGTTGCCCCAGATAGTTAACTTCTGCCTGAAAAGCAAAAGGTGAACTCATTTTATAATACTATCATAAAAGCAGAAAAAAGATACTATGGAAAACATGTGGCTTCAATATCTTCTATTATTTGTCACAGGAAACATCAGAATATGTTCTTCCCAGTAGTCATAACGCATCTCCAGACATAGTAAATGTAAAATTCAGCCAAAATGCTTTAGAGTTATAGTTATAGGGATTCCATACTAATTTACATATTTAGATATGCATTTTTAAAGATAAGAACCTGATAAAATCCTTTAACTACTGAATAAACTTAAATGCCGAATCAACTTATATGTAACAAATAATTCCCAAGGCGCCATAGTAGCTTTCATTTGCATACCTAGTCAGACAGGATCTTAACTTATGGCTATGATCAGAAAAATATGATCATTTAATTATTTCATGACCCAATTTTTCAGAGGGCCAATACAGGATTGTCCTGAGTACAACTGTTGTCTTTGTAGAACCAGCACTGGTGGCGCAAAAAATGATAGTAAAACTAATTTCTGATAGCCTTTGGGGAATACTAGAGCAATTGCTGTTAGCGAGTTCTAAGATTATCAAAGTTCCAGTCATGTCTCATCCATTGAGGTGTAAAAGTCACCAAAAGAATAACAATGTGCATGTTCATTGACAAGGGCAAAAGTTTGTGGATTATTAAGCAATTTGTTTTTTTTCCATGCTCGCCAACTCTTTGCACTCTATGGGAGGAAAAATGATGGAAAAGAAATTAACTGTATAGAACTGCAAATCAGAGGAACATTACCAGCCATTCCTTGTCCCCTTGTAGACCATTCGGATTGAGCTCTTTCACAGCAACTTGAGTGGACTCAAAATCTGCCCTCACATTCTCATCAATGACACCTTTATATACAACTCCAAAACcaccttctccaagaatttgaTCTGGTCGAAAATTTCTGGTAGCTGCTCCCAATTCACTATAGGTAAATATGTAGACATTTCCATATCCAGAAACCAGAAGGTCATTCACATCCTTTGGAGGAGCTAGTGTACTTGAACTGTTGCTCTGTGATGAACTGATACTTTGCTTTGCTGGACATAGAGATGCAGCAGCTTTGCCTATTTCAACTGGCGATATTGGAAGATAAATCAGAATTCAAACTTATAGTTAAGTCATGCAATATAGTAAATTAAAAACTGATAAACTGTATAAACAAATAGATCACGGTGTGATAAGACCATTCATCAAAGTTAAGGGGGAAAGCAAACAGATTCATCATGGCTATAGAGCGCAACACTTGTCTGGCATCATGTAAACCAAGCTATGTGAATATGCCATCTAGCTTACTGGCTCCTCCAAAGTTGGTTAGGTACATGATGTAGCTTTCAGACACCAGTCTTAGATCCGTGCTAATAGGCACAGTAGACCTTCATTAACACAGTTAACTAAGAAATTGCCTTGCCATCCTATTCTCTCTCTTAAACGATATTTTGGGCATGATATCTGAGAGTTGAgaaaatttataaagaagagaagTCTATTAGACTattcttttctaaaaaaaaatatacttacAAGTTCTGCAACTTCTTTCTTTCAATTATCTAATTGATCAATACTAAAGCATGCCATATTATAAAATCCATGGATTAGTATATGCATATTTTAATAGAATTTTGAACTATTAAAAAAAGTAGTAACAAACCCAATGAAATATCTGTTTCATTTTGTGTTGAGATTACATTACGAGCGTGAAATGATTGTGACAAATCATAAAAGGTACAAACAAAAAGTCATACATAGTCAATTTTAGCAAACAAATACTTCATCTTGATTCATTACCGAATAAGCAAATACTGATCTGTATGTGGCATTTTTTATCACGGAACTTCTGCAGTATCTTCTGCACTCATTTGGTCCTGTTGGTACATCTCGTGCCATTAGCTGCAGGTAATGATTGATATCTACATGCACTAGCATGTTGGCGACAATACCAGAACCCAGAAGACACGTATACTAGAGAAACAATGAATTCATAACAAAGAGATGAAGCTACCGTGACTGTCCATAAATATTTGCTTAGCTTTCCAGAAGCATTGCAGAGAGAATAACCTCTAAGTCTATTTTGCTTCTTGTGATGCTTGGATCATTCAGGTTACAAAATACCCTTCTACGACCACACCCCTACCAGAAAGTGAACAAAAACAAGGATTACGATGGTCAATACAGAGGGAAGTGTTCGCTTGCGATGGATGAGCTAAAAACGCCACTAAGCGAGCGAAAAATGTTAAATTTCTCACACATAAGACTCAGGAAATTAATCCTGCTTTCCAAACGTCGTCAAAACTAGCAGTCAAAAGGCCAAACAGGCGAAATTTCTTAGTAAGCACACAAGTTCAGTCAAATCTCTGCAGATCCTTCCATCCACGACTGGAGAAGATCCAGCAATTACCGAAGAAAAAACGAACCAAAAGACCGAATTTTGAATAAAATGCTTACTCTGGTTCTCCAAGGACATGCAAGAACCCATCGATCTCGAACTAAGCCCCGGCCTCTACCTCGCCCCTAGGCGGACGCAATCTCCTACGAGACCATGAAGCCGATCTCCAAGGGCCAAACTGCCCCAAGTCCCGATCCGCGTCGGCGAGCTCGAGATC
Above is a window of Zingiber officinale cultivar Zhangliang unplaced genomic scaffold, Zo_v1.1 ctg79, whole genome shotgun sequence DNA encoding:
- the LOC122037781 gene encoding probable serine/threonine-protein kinase PBL17, with protein sequence MGSCMSLENQIEIGKAAASLCPAKQSISSSQSNSSSTLAPPKDVNDLLVSGYGNVYIFTYSELGAATRNFRPDQILGEGGFGVVYKGVIDENVRADFESTQVAVKELNPNGLQGDKEWLAEVNYLGQLSHPHLVKLIGYCCEGNHRLLVYEYMACGSLEKHLFRRVCLTMPWCTRMKIAIGAAKGLAFLHGAERSIIYRDFKTSNILLDAEYNAKLSDFGLAKEGPMGDQTHVSTRVVGTYGYAAPEYMMTGHLTARSDVYGFGVVLLEMLLGRRAVDKSRPNRQQNLVEWARPLLIHNRKLLKILDSRLEGQYSNRVATEVASLAYRCLSQNPKGRPAMNEVVETLENIQNLPESREDFLFQYSDCAVTLYEVPKEAPSDNNLEKNDATVNGANESSVHHSERNKFGNCRSNSEPPPPLEYNQYSPSPESDRHQPL